The genomic DNA GGAAACCTTGGCCCGCTTGGCGATCACCGCCGCCGACGCCCGCGCGTACCCGACCTCGACGATGGTGTCGATGCTGGCGTCGAGCAGGCGCGCCACGGTTTCCTCACGACGCTGCCGCTGGGTTCTCGCCATGTCTAGACGGACGTGTGGTCCAGTTGCTCGACACCGGCCCGCAGGTACCGGCCCGATTTCACCGATTCACCGTAGCCGTCCCGGAACTGACCGTTGCGGAACACCACGGCACCGTTGACGGCGGTCGCGATGACGGCGTCGTCGCTGCGGTTCACCATGCGGCTCAGCCCGCCGTAGAACGGGACCGACTCCTCGTGGTAGGCCTCCACCGTGTCGTTGAGGCCGGCTGGGTCGATCACCACGAAGTCGGCGCGGTCACCTTGGCGCAGCGTGCCGGCCCGGACGCCGAACCAGTCGGCCACCTCGGCGGTCAGCCGGTGCACGGCATGTTCGGTGGTCATGAATGGCCGTCCGGCCAGCTGGGCATCGCGTACCCGCTTGAGCAGCTTCACCGGGTAGTTGTAGAACGCCATGTTGCGCAGGTGCGCACCGGCATCCGAGAAACCCATGTGCACCGACGGTTCCTTGGCCAGCTTGTCCAGGAACTTCGGCCGGTCGTTGGCCACGATGGTGGTCCAGCGAACGTTGCGCTCACCGTTGTCGACCAGCACATCGAGGAAGGCGTCGAGCGGGTGGATGCCGCGCTCGTCGGCGATCTGCCCGAAGCTCTTGCCGATCAGCGCTTTGTCGGGGCATTCGACGATCCTGGCGTCGTGGAAGTCGCGGTGCCACAAGGTCGGTCCGAGCACGCGCCGGTCGAAGGACTTGCGGAACCGGCGTCGGTATTCGGGGTCGGCGAGCAGCTTGTTGCGCTCGAACTGATCTTTGAGATGCAGCGCGGCCGTTCCGGCGCCGAACTCCTCGAACACGGGCAGATCGATTCCGTCCGAATACAATTCGAACGGCACCGGCAGATGCTGGAACCGCACATTGGCGCCCAGGATCCGGTTGAGCAGCCGGACACCCGGCCCGAGCACCCGCACCGCACCGGGCGAGGACTTGGCGTCGGCCGATACCAGCAGGCTCATCCGCACACCCCGGCGTCGACCGAATTGGCCGCTGCTCTCCAGGAAGAAGTTCAGTGCCTCATGAACTTTCGCCACATTCGGCGCGCTCTGCAACATCCGTCCGCGCTTGCGCAGGACTTTGATCAGGCGCCGGCGCTCACGCCAGGTCGCGAACGTCGACGGCAATGCGCGGGACCGGAACCGGTCCCCATCGAGCTTGTCGATCGCCGCGTCCATCCCGGACAGACCGAGCATGCCCGCGTCGAGGGCCTCGTCGAGCTTGGCCGCCATCGTTTCCAGTTCGGCGTCGGTCGGGGTGACGCCGCGGGTGGTAGCCCGGTCCAATCCCAGCACCGAGGCCCGCAGATCCGAATGCCCCAGCAGCGACGCGATATTCGGGCCCAGCGGCAGGTCGTCGATGACCTTCACGTACTCGGCCGGACCCGACCAGGTCTTGTGCTGCTCCAAGGCGCCCAGCACGAACTGGCGCGGAACCGCCTCGACGCGGCTGAACAGATCGGCAGCATCCTCGGTGTCGGCGTAGACCGTCGAGAGCGAGCACATGCCGAGCAGCACGGTCGTCACGCCGTGACGCACCGATTCCCGCAGGCCCGGATCGAGCAGGACCTCGGCGTCGTAGTGGGTGTGCACATCGACGAAGCCGGGCAACACCCATTTGCCGCCGGCGTTGATGACGTCGGGACAGTCGGTCTCGTCGATCGGCGTGGCCGATACCGCGACCACCACCCCGTCGCGAATCCCCAGCGTACGGACCTGCGGCGGGGCGCCGGTGCCGTCGAACCACAGGCCGTTGCGAACGATGACGTCGTAGGACATGACGCAACGCTAGAGCAGAAAGTGAGTACTCACAATCTTTTAGCGAGAATTACTCCGGAAGAATTCGACCGTCTTGGGGATACCCGCGGCCAGATCCACCTGTGGCCGCCAGCCCAGCACCTCACGCGCCCGCGTGATGTCCAGACGGGAACGGCGCAGGTCACCGAGCCGCGGCGGGTGCATCTCCGGGTCGTCCGCTGCGCCGACGGCCAGGGCGATCGCCATGTGCATTTCGCGGGTCGAGGTCTCCACCCCGGTGCCGACGTTGAACCGCTGTCCACCGCCCGCGGATCCGGACGCCTTCACGAAGGCGTCCACCACGTCGTCGACGTACACGTAGTCGCGGGTGTCACTGCCGTCACCGAAAATCTTGGTGGTCCGCCCGGCCAGCAGGCCCTGGGCGAAGATCGCCACCACGCCGGCCTCGCCGTGCGGATCCTGGCGCGGGCCGTAGACGTTGGCCGGCGCGATGTGTGAGCAATCCAGGTCGTACAGATTGCGGAACATGTTGAAGTACACCTCGCCGGCCACCTTGCTCGCCGCGTAGGGCGAAGCCGGGTTCGTCGGGGTGTCCTCGTTCGTCGGATAGGACGGCGGGGTGCCGTACACCGAGCCGCCCGACGACGTGTGCACCACCTTGCGCACGCCGGACTGCCGGGCCGCC from Mycobacterium sp. DL440 includes the following:
- a CDS encoding amidohydrolase family protein; this translates as MSYDVIVRNGLWFDGTGAPPQVRTLGIRDGVVVAVSATPIDETDCPDVINAGGKWVLPGFVDVHTHYDAEVLLDPGLRESVRHGVTTVLLGMCSLSTVYADTEDAADLFSRVEAVPRQFVLGALEQHKTWSGPAEYVKVIDDLPLGPNIASLLGHSDLRASVLGLDRATTRGVTPTDAELETMAAKLDEALDAGMLGLSGMDAAIDKLDGDRFRSRALPSTFATWRERRRLIKVLRKRGRMLQSAPNVAKVHEALNFFLESSGQFGRRRGVRMSLLVSADAKSSPGAVRVLGPGVRLLNRILGANVRFQHLPVPFELYSDGIDLPVFEEFGAGTAALHLKDQFERNKLLADPEYRRRFRKSFDRRVLGPTLWHRDFHDARIVECPDKALIGKSFGQIADERGIHPLDAFLDVLVDNGERNVRWTTIVANDRPKFLDKLAKEPSVHMGFSDAGAHLRNMAFYNYPVKLLKRVRDAQLAGRPFMTTEHAVHRLTAEVADWFGVRAGTLRQGDRADFVVIDPAGLNDTVEAYHEESVPFYGGLSRMVNRSDDAVIATAVNGAVVFRNGQFRDGYGESVKSGRYLRAGVEQLDHTSV
- a CDS encoding GDP-mannose 4,6-dehydratase translates to MRTLVTGAAGFIGSTLVDRLLADGHSVVGLDDLSSGRAENLSNAESSDNFEFVKADIVDADLLGLFKDTQPEVIFHLAAQISVKRSVDDPQLDSTVNVVGVVRLAEAARQSGVRKVVHTSSGGSVYGTPPSYPTNEDTPTNPASPYAASKVAGEVYFNMFRNLYDLDCSHIAPANVYGPRQDPHGEAGVVAIFAQGLLAGRTTKIFGDGSDTRDYVYVDDVVDAFVKASGSAGGGQRFNVGTGVETSTREMHMAIALAVGAADDPEMHPPRLGDLRRSRLDITRAREVLGWRPQVDLAAGIPKTVEFFRSNSR